From a single Arthrobacter sp. SLBN-112 genomic region:
- the araA gene encoding L-arabinose isomerase → MSTAANTSLDGYEVWFLTGSQHLYGEEVLKQVAAQSQEIANQLNASSAVPVKIVWKPVLTDSDAIRRTALEANSDDSVIGVTAWMHTFSPAKMWIQGLDLLRKPLLHLHTQANRDLPWADIDFDFMNLNQAAHGDREFGYIQSRLGIARKTVVGHVSNPEVARQVGSWQRAAAGWAAVRTLKLTRFGDNMRNVAVTEGDKTEAELRFGVAVNTWSVNELADAVHGAAESDVDALVAEYEDLYDVVPELRAGAARHDSLRYGAQIELGLRSFLEGNGSAAFTTSFEDLGALRQLPGLAVQRLMAAGYGFGAEGDWKTAILIRAAKVMGAGLPGGASLMEDYTYHLEPGAEKILGAHMLEVCPSLTASKPRLEIHPLGIGGKEDPVRLVFDADASPGVVVALSDMRDRFRLVANAVDVVPLDQPLPNLPVARALWEPKPDFATSAAAWLTAGAAHHTVLSTQVGMDVFEDFAELAKTELLTIDEGTTIRQFKKDLNWNAAYYKLAGGI, encoded by the coding sequence ATGAGCACCGCAGCAAACACCTCCCTCGATGGTTACGAGGTTTGGTTCCTCACCGGCAGCCAGCACCTGTACGGGGAGGAAGTCCTCAAACAGGTTGCCGCCCAGTCGCAGGAGATCGCCAACCAGCTCAACGCAAGTTCCGCCGTCCCGGTAAAGATCGTCTGGAAGCCGGTCCTGACCGATTCTGACGCCATCCGCCGCACCGCCCTTGAGGCCAACTCGGATGATTCCGTCATCGGCGTCACCGCCTGGATGCACACGTTCAGCCCGGCCAAGATGTGGATCCAGGGCCTGGACCTGCTGCGCAAGCCCCTGCTGCACCTGCACACGCAGGCCAACCGCGACCTGCCGTGGGCGGACATCGACTTCGACTTCATGAACCTGAACCAGGCCGCGCACGGCGATCGCGAGTTCGGGTACATCCAGTCCCGTCTGGGCATCGCCCGGAAGACCGTCGTGGGGCACGTCTCCAATCCTGAGGTGGCGCGCCAGGTGGGTTCCTGGCAGCGCGCCGCCGCCGGCTGGGCCGCCGTGCGGACCCTGAAGCTGACCCGCTTCGGCGACAACATGCGCAACGTTGCCGTCACCGAAGGCGACAAGACCGAAGCCGAGCTGCGCTTCGGCGTCGCGGTCAACACCTGGTCCGTCAACGAGCTCGCCGACGCCGTGCACGGCGCGGCAGAGTCCGACGTCGACGCCCTGGTGGCCGAATATGAGGACCTTTACGACGTGGTGCCGGAGCTCCGCGCAGGCGCGGCCAGGCACGATTCGCTGCGGTACGGCGCCCAGATTGAACTGGGCCTTCGCAGCTTCCTGGAGGGCAACGGCTCCGCAGCGTTCACCACCTCCTTCGAGGACCTCGGTGCCCTGCGCCAGCTTCCCGGCCTGGCGGTGCAGCGGCTGATGGCGGCCGGCTACGGGTTCGGCGCCGAAGGCGACTGGAAGACCGCCATCCTGATCCGCGCGGCCAAGGTGATGGGCGCAGGCCTGCCCGGCGGCGCCTCCCTCATGGAGGACTACACCTACCACCTGGAGCCCGGCGCCGAGAAGATCCTGGGCGCCCACATGCTCGAGGTCTGCCCCTCCCTCACGGCATCGAAGCCCCGCCTGGAAATCCACCCGCTGGGCATTGGCGGCAAGGAGGACCCGGTCCGCCTGGTGTTCGACGCCGACGCCTCCCCGGGCGTCGTCGTCGCCCTGTCTGACATGCGCGACCGTTTCCGCCTGGTGGCCAATGCCGTGGACGTCGTTCCCCTGGACCAGCCGTTGCCCAACCTGCCCGTGGCCCGCGCCCTGTGGGAGCCCAAGCCGGACTTCGCCACCTCCGCCGCCGCCTGGCTCACCGCCGGCGCCGCCCACCACACGGTCCTCTCCACCCAGGTGGGCATGGACGTGTTCGAGGACTTCGCGGAACTCGCCAAAACAGAACTGCTCACCATTGACGAAGGC